Proteins encoded together in one Pseudomonas sp. Seg1 window:
- the gcvP gene encoding aminomethyl-transferring glycine dehydrogenase — MTQVQLGTANEFIARHIGPRAGDEQAMLNSLGFDSLEALSASVIPESIKGTSVLGMDDGLSEADALAMIKSIAGKNQLFKTYIGQGYYNCHTPSPILRNLLENPAWYTAYTPYQPEISQGRLEALLNFQTLISDLTGLPIANASLLDEATAAAEAMTFCKRLSKNKGSHQFFASIHSHPQTLDVLRTRAEPLGIEVVVGDERELTDVTPFFGALLQYPASNGDVFDYRELTERFHAANALVAVAADLLALTLLTAPGEFGADVAIGSAQRFGVPLGFGGPHAAYFSTKDAFKRDMPGRLVGVSVDRFGKPALRLAMQTREQHIRREKATSNICTAQVLLANIASMYAVYHGPKGLTQIANRVHHLTAILAKGLTALGLKVEQESFFDTLTLATGAQTAALHDKAHAAQINLRVIDAERLGLSVDETTTQADIETLWSLFADGKSLPDFAALAASVHSTIPAALVRQSPILSHPVFNRYHSETELMRYLRKLADKDLALDRTMIPLGSCTMKLNAASEMIPVTWAEFGALHPFAPAAQSAGYQQLTDELEAMLCAATGYDAISLQPNAGSQGEYAGLLAIRAYHQSRGDERRDICLIPSSAHGTNPATANMAGMRVVVTACDARGNVDIEDLRAKAIEHREHLAALMITYPSTHGVFEEGIREICGIIHDNGGQVYIDGANMNAMVGLCAPGKFGGDVSHLNLHKTFCIPHGGGGPGVGPIGVKSHLTPFLPGHGQMERKEGAVCAAPFGSASILPITWMYIRMMGGAGLKRASQLAILNANYISRRLEEHYPVLYTGSNGLVAHECILDLRPLKDSSGISVDDVAKRLIDFGFHAPTMSFPVAGTLMIEPTESESKEELDRFCDAMIRIREEIRAVENGTLDKDDNPLKNAPHTAAELVGEWTHPYSREQAVYPVASLIEGKYWPPVGRVDNVFGDRNLVCACPSIESYA; from the coding sequence ATGACCCAAGTACAACTCGGCACCGCCAACGAATTCATCGCCCGTCACATCGGCCCGCGCGCCGGTGACGAGCAAGCCATGCTCAACAGCCTCGGATTCGATTCGCTCGAAGCCCTGAGCGCCAGCGTCATCCCGGAAAGCATCAAGGGCACCAGCGTGCTCGGCATGGACGACGGTCTGAGCGAAGCCGATGCCCTGGCGATGATCAAATCGATCGCCGGCAAGAATCAGCTGTTCAAGACCTACATCGGCCAGGGCTACTACAACTGCCACACGCCGTCGCCGATCCTGCGCAACCTCCTGGAAAACCCGGCCTGGTACACCGCTTACACGCCGTACCAGCCAGAAATTTCCCAGGGCCGTCTTGAAGCGCTGCTGAACTTCCAGACCCTGATCAGCGACCTCACCGGCCTGCCGATCGCCAACGCTTCCCTGCTCGACGAAGCCACCGCCGCTGCCGAAGCCATGACCTTCTGCAAACGTTTGAGCAAGAACAAAGGCAGCCACCAGTTCTTCGCCTCGATCCACAGCCACCCGCAAACCCTCGACGTGCTACGCACCCGTGCCGAGCCGCTGGGCATCGAAGTCGTTGTGGGCGATGAGCGTGAACTGACCGACGTGACGCCATTCTTTGGCGCGCTGCTGCAATACCCGGCCAGCAACGGTGATGTGTTCGACTACCGCGAACTGACCGAACGCTTCCACGCCGCCAATGCGCTGGTTGCGGTCGCCGCTGACCTGCTGGCCCTGACCCTGCTGACCGCCCCGGGCGAGTTCGGCGCGGACGTCGCTATCGGTTCGGCACAACGCTTCGGCGTGCCGCTGGGCTTCGGTGGCCCGCACGCGGCTTACTTCTCCACCAAGGATGCATTCAAGCGTGACATGCCGGGCCGTCTGGTCGGTGTTTCGGTTGACCGTTTCGGCAAACCGGCGCTGCGTCTGGCGATGCAGACCCGCGAGCAACACATCCGCCGCGAGAAGGCCACGTCGAACATCTGCACCGCGCAAGTGCTGCTGGCCAACATCGCCAGCATGTACGCCGTCTACCACGGCCCGAAAGGCCTGACGCAGATTGCCAATCGCGTGCATCACCTGACCGCGATTCTCGCCAAGGGCTTGACCGCGCTGGGCCTGAAGGTCGAGCAGGAAAGCTTCTTCGACACCCTGACTCTGGCCACCGGCGCGCAAACCGCCGCGCTGCACGACAAGGCTCACGCTGCGCAGATCAACCTGCGCGTGATTGATGCCGAACGTCTGGGCCTGTCGGTCGACGAAACCACCACTCAGGCTGACATCGAAACCCTGTGGAGCCTGTTCGCCGACGGCAAGAGCCTGCCGGACTTCGCTGCGCTGGCCGCTTCGGTACACAGCACCATCCCGGCTGCGCTGGTACGTCAGTCGCCAATCCTCAGCCACCCGGTGTTCAACCGTTATCACTCGGAAACGGAGCTGATGCGCTACCTGCGCAAACTGGCGGACAAGGACCTGGCACTGGATCGCACCATGATCCCGCTGGGCTCGTGCACCATGAAACTCAACGCCGCCAGCGAAATGATCCCGGTGACCTGGGCCGAATTCGGCGCCCTGCACCCGTTCGCTCCAGCAGCGCAAAGCGCCGGTTATCAGCAACTGACCGACGAACTGGAAGCGATGCTCTGCGCCGCCACCGGCTACGACGCGATCTCGCTGCAACCGAACGCCGGTTCGCAGGGTGAATACGCCGGCCTGCTGGCGATCCGCGCCTACCACCAGAGCCGTGGAGATGAGCGTCGCGACATCTGCCTGATCCCGTCGTCGGCCCACGGCACCAACCCGGCCACCGCCAACATGGCAGGCATGCGCGTGGTTGTGACTGCGTGCGATGCCCGTGGCAACGTCGACATCGAAGACCTGCGTGCCAAGGCCATCGAGCACCGCGAACACCTCGCCGCGCTGATGATCACCTACCCGTCGACCCACGGCGTGTTTGAAGAAGGCATCCGCGAAATCTGCGGGATCATTCACGACAACGGCGGCCAGGTGTACATCGACGGCGCCAACATGAACGCGATGGTCGGCCTCTGCGCACCGGGCAAGTTCGGCGGCGATGTTTCGCACTTGAACCTGCACAAGACCTTTTGTATTCCGCACGGCGGTGGCGGCCCGGGCGTCGGCCCGATTGGCGTCAAGTCGCACCTGACACCGTTCCTGCCGGGCCATGGCCAGATGGAACGCAAAGAAGGCGCGGTTTGCGCGGCACCGTTCGGCAGCGCGAGTATTCTGCCGATCACCTGGATGTACATTCGCATGATGGGCGGCGCCGGTCTGAAGCGCGCTTCGCAACTGGCGATTCTCAATGCCAACTACATTTCCCGTCGTCTGGAAGAGCACTACCCAGTGCTGTACACCGGCAGCAACGGTCTGGTGGCGCACGAGTGCATCCTTGATCTGCGTCCGCTCAAAGACAGCAGCGGCATCAGCGTCGATGACGTCGCCAAGCGTCTGATCGACTTCGGCTTCCACGCGCCGACCATGTCGTTCCCGGTCGCGGGCACGTTGATGATCGAGCCGACCGAAAGCGAATCCAAGGAAGAACTGGACCGTTTCTGCGACGCCATGATCCGCATCCGCGAAGAAATCCGCGCCGTGGAAAACGGCACGCTGGACAAGGATGACAACCCGTTGAAGAACGCCCCGCACACCGCGGCAGAGCTGGTTGGCGAATGGACCCACCCGTACAGCCGCGAGCAAGCGGTGTATCCGGTGGCGTCGTTGATCGAAGGTAAATACTGGCCGCCGGTCGGTCGCGTCGACAACGTGTTCGGCGACCGCAACCTGGTCTGCGCCTGCCCGTCGATCGAAAGCTACGCTTAA
- a CDS encoding L-serine ammonia-lyase, translating to MSLSVFDLFKIGIGPSSSHTVGPMRAAARFAEGLRRENLLGATASVRVELYGSLGATGKGHGSDKAVLLGLEGEHPDTVDTETVAARLQDIRSNGRLNLLGEHSIAFNEKEHLAMIRKPLAYHPNGMIFRAFDAAGIQIRSREYYSVGGGFVVDEDAAGADRIVEDATPLTFPFKSAKDLLSHCATYGLSISQVMLTNESAWRPEAETRAGLLKIWQVMQDCVAAGCRNEGILPGGLKVKRRAAALHRQLCKNPESALRDPLSVLDWVNLYALAVNEENANGGRVVTAPTNGAAGIIPAVLHYYMRFIPGANDDGVVRFLLTAAAIGILYKENASISGAEVGCQGEVGVACSMAAGALCEVLGGSVQQVENAAEIGMEHNLGLTCDPIGGLVQVPCIERNAMGSVKAINAVRMAMRGDGQHFVSLDKVIRTMRQTGADMKSKYKETARGGLAVNIIEC from the coding sequence ATGTCGTTAAGCGTGTTCGACCTGTTCAAGATTGGCATCGGCCCCTCCAGTTCCCACACCGTCGGCCCGATGCGCGCTGCTGCGCGCTTCGCTGAAGGCCTGCGGCGAGAAAACCTGCTCGGTGCAACGGCCAGCGTGCGCGTTGAGCTCTACGGATCCCTCGGCGCCACCGGCAAGGGTCACGGCAGCGACAAAGCCGTGCTGCTCGGCCTCGAAGGCGAGCACCCGGACACCGTCGACACCGAAACCGTCGCCGCGCGTTTGCAAGACATTCGCAGCAACGGACGCCTGAACCTGCTCGGCGAACACAGCATTGCGTTCAACGAGAAAGAACACCTAGCGATGATCCGCAAGCCGCTGGCCTATCATCCCAACGGCATGATTTTTCGCGCCTTCGACGCGGCAGGCATTCAGATTCGCAGCCGCGAGTACTACTCGGTCGGTGGCGGTTTCGTGGTCGACGAGGATGCGGCCGGTGCCGATCGCATCGTCGAAGACGCCACGCCGCTGACCTTCCCGTTCAAAAGTGCCAAGGATTTGCTCAGTCATTGCGCCACCTACGGTCTGTCGATCAGTCAGGTGATGCTGACCAACGAAAGCGCCTGGCGCCCGGAAGCGGAAACCCGCGCCGGTCTGCTGAAGATCTGGCAGGTAATGCAGGACTGCGTGGCGGCGGGTTGCCGTAACGAAGGCATCTTGCCGGGTGGTTTGAAGGTCAAACGACGTGCGGCGGCGCTGCATCGGCAACTGTGCAAGAACCCGGAATCAGCGCTGCGCGATCCGTTGTCGGTGCTCGACTGGGTCAACCTCTACGCCTTGGCGGTCAACGAAGAAAACGCCAACGGCGGGCGCGTGGTCACGGCGCCGACCAACGGTGCGGCGGGGATTATTCCTGCTGTTTTGCATTACTACATGCGCTTTATTCCCGGTGCGAATGACGATGGCGTGGTGCGATTTCTGCTCACTGCGGCGGCCATCGGCATTCTCTACAAGGAAAACGCCTCGATCTCCGGCGCCGAAGTCGGTTGTCAGGGTGAAGTCGGCGTTGCCTGCTCAATGGCGGCCGGCGCGTTGTGTGAAGTGCTCGGCGGCAGCGTGCAGCAAGTCGAGAACGCTGCGGAAATCGGCATGGAACATAACCTGGGCCTGACCTGCGACCCGATCGGCGGCCTGGTGCAAGTGCCGTGCATCGAGCGCAATGCGATGGGCTCGGTGAAGGCGATCAACGCGGTGCGCATGGCCATGCGTGGCGACGGTCAACATTTCGTCTCCCTCGACAAAGTCATTCGCACCATGCGCCAGACCGGCGCCGACATGAAAAGCAAATACAAAGAGACCGCCCGCGGCGGACTGGCGGTCAACATTATCGAATGCTGA
- the gcvT gene encoding glycine cleavage system aminomethyltransferase GcvT, producing MSTEQLSKTPLHALHIELGARMVPFAGYDMPVQYPLGVMKEHQHTREQAGLFDVSHMGQIRLTGANAAKALETLVPVDIIDLPVGMQRYAMFTNETGGILDDLMVANLGNDELFLVVNAACKDQDLAHLQKHIGDQCTITELFEARALLALQGPAAVTVLARLAPEVAKMTFMQFNRVQLLGVDCFVSRSGYTGEDGFEISVPAADAEKLARALLAEPEVQAIGLGARDSLRLEAGLCLYGHDMNTDTTPIEASLLWAISKTRRADGARAGGFPGAEQVFAQQENGVARKRVGLLPQERTPVREGAEIVNEAGEIIGSVCSGGFGPTLGGPLAMGYLDSAYVTLDTTVWAIVRGKKVPMLVSKMPFVPQRYYRG from the coding sequence ATGTCCACCGAACAACTGTCGAAAACCCCGCTGCACGCTCTGCACATCGAACTTGGCGCCCGCATGGTGCCGTTCGCCGGCTACGACATGCCGGTGCAATACCCGCTGGGCGTGATGAAAGAACATCAACACACCCGTGAGCAGGCCGGTCTGTTCGACGTTTCGCACATGGGCCAGATTCGCCTGACCGGTGCCAACGCCGCCAAAGCTCTGGAAACCCTGGTGCCGGTGGACATCATCGACCTGCCAGTGGGCATGCAGCGTTACGCGATGTTCACCAATGAAACCGGCGGCATTCTCGATGACCTGATGGTCGCCAACCTCGGTAACGACGAACTGTTCCTGGTGGTCAACGCGGCGTGCAAGGATCAGGATCTGGCGCATCTGCAAAAACACATCGGCGATCAGTGCACCATTACGGAGCTGTTCGAAGCCCGTGCCCTGCTCGCTCTGCAGGGTCCAGCAGCGGTTACCGTGCTGGCGCGCCTCGCGCCTGAGGTCGCGAAAATGACCTTCATGCAGTTCAACCGCGTGCAACTGTTGGGTGTGGATTGCTTCGTCAGCCGTTCGGGTTACACCGGTGAAGACGGTTTCGAAATCTCGGTGCCAGCCGCCGATGCGGAAAAACTCGCTCGCGCCCTGCTCGCCGAGCCAGAAGTCCAGGCCATTGGCCTTGGCGCTCGCGACTCGCTGCGTCTGGAAGCCGGCCTGTGCCTGTACGGCCACGACATGAACACCGACACCACGCCAATCGAGGCCAGCCTGTTGTGGGCGATCTCCAAGACGCGCCGCGCTGATGGCGCACGGGCCGGCGGTTTCCCGGGTGCAGAACAAGTCTTTGCTCAACAAGAGAACGGTGTCGCGCGTAAACGCGTCGGCCTGCTGCCGCAAGAACGCACGCCAGTGCGTGAAGGCGCGGAGATCGTCAACGAAGCGGGCGAGATCATTGGCAGCGTGTGCAGCGGCGGTTTCGGACCGACTCTGGGCGGGCCATTGGCGATGGGCTACCTCGACAGTGCTTATGTCACCCTCGATACAACCGTTTGGGCCATCGTGCGTGGGAAAAAGGTGCCAATGCTTGTAAGCAAAATGCCATTTGTTCCACAACGCTACTATCGTGGTTGA
- a CDS encoding cold shock domain-containing protein has translation MSQRQSGTVKWFNDEKGFGFITPESGPDLFVHFRAIQGNGFKSLKEGQKVTFVAVQGQKGMQADEVQAEA, from the coding sequence ATGTCCCAACGTCAGAGCGGTACCGTCAAGTGGTTTAACGACGAGAAAGGTTTTGGTTTTATCACTCCTGAAAGCGGTCCGGATCTGTTCGTGCATTTCCGCGCTATCCAGGGCAACGGCTTCAAGAGCCTGAAAGAAGGCCAGAAAGTGACTTTCGTTGCTGTGCAAGGCCAGAAAGGCATGCAGGCTGACGAAGTACAAGCAGAAGCCTGA
- a CDS encoding RDD family protein: protein MSKNLLTPQGDFPPVGLGRRLAAMFYDFLLCTALLIVTGFVYKLIQAAIIGEERLRAMTDAGKLDGDPLYSTVLLLVLFAFFAKFWTHGGQTLGMQVWGIRVQNANGEAISLWQALLRFMVSIASWLCVGLGFFWSLYDKQKRTWHDIYSDTRVVRIPKKTK, encoded by the coding sequence ATGTCGAAAAACCTGCTCACCCCCCAGGGCGACTTTCCTCCCGTTGGCCTCGGCCGTCGTCTGGCCGCGATGTTCTATGACTTTCTGCTGTGTACCGCTCTGCTGATCGTGACCGGCTTCGTTTACAAGTTGATCCAGGCGGCGATCATCGGCGAAGAACGTCTGCGAGCAATGACCGATGCCGGCAAACTCGACGGCGATCCGCTCTATTCGACAGTGCTGTTGCTGGTGCTGTTTGCCTTCTTCGCCAAGTTCTGGACCCATGGCGGGCAGACACTGGGTATGCAGGTGTGGGGGATTCGCGTGCAGAACGCCAATGGCGAGGCGATCAGCCTGTGGCAGGCGCTGCTGCGCTTCATGGTGTCGATCGCTTCGTGGCTGTGTGTGGGGCTCGGATTCTTCTGGTCGCTGTACGACAAGCAGAAGCGCACGTGGCACGACATCTATTCCGACACCCGCGTGGTGCGGATTCCGAAGAAGACCAAGTAA
- the nadA gene encoding quinolinate synthase NadA codes for MTQISERLLVQAHLDAKQPKPLTVEEEAYYRSAIAAELKAQDAVLVAHFYCDPVIQALAEETGGCVSDSLEMARFGNAHPAKTVVVAGVKFMGETAKILNPEKRVLMPTLEATCSLDLGCPVDEFSAFCDQHPERTVVVYANTSAAVKARADWVVTSSCALEIVESLMDNGETIIWGPDKHLGTYIQRKTGADMLLWDGACIVHEEFKSKQLEDMKALYPDAAILVHPESPTSVIELADAVGSTSQLIAAAQSLPNKTLIVATDRGIFYKMQQLCPDKVFIEAPTAGNGAACRSCAHCPWMAMNTLERTLKSLKEGTNEIFVDPALIPQAIRPLKRMLDFTQAARMKLAGNA; via the coding sequence ATGACGCAGATTTCCGAACGCCTTCTGGTTCAAGCCCACCTCGATGCCAAGCAGCCCAAACCGCTGACGGTCGAGGAAGAGGCTTATTACCGTTCTGCCATCGCCGCCGAGCTCAAGGCTCAGGACGCGGTGTTGGTTGCCCACTTTTATTGCGACCCGGTGATTCAGGCTCTGGCCGAAGAAACCGGCGGCTGTGTCTCCGACTCCCTGGAGATGGCTCGCTTCGGCAATGCTCATCCGGCCAAGACCGTAGTGGTCGCCGGCGTGAAGTTCATGGGCGAGACCGCGAAGATTCTCAATCCTGAAAAACGTGTGCTGATGCCAACTCTGGAAGCGACTTGCTCGCTCGACCTGGGTTGCCCGGTGGACGAGTTCTCGGCGTTCTGCGATCAGCATCCAGAGCGCACGGTAGTGGTTTACGCCAACACTTCCGCTGCCGTGAAGGCGCGGGCCGACTGGGTGGTGACATCGAGCTGCGCACTGGAAATCGTCGAAAGCCTGATGGACAACGGCGAGACCATCATCTGGGGGCCGGACAAGCATCTGGGCACTTATATCCAACGCAAGACCGGCGCCGATATGCTGCTCTGGGACGGTGCCTGCATCGTCCATGAAGAGTTCAAGTCCAAGCAGCTCGAAGACATGAAAGCGCTGTACCCGGACGCGGCAATTCTGGTGCACCCGGAATCGCCGACGTCGGTGATCGAACTGGCCGATGCCGTCGGCTCCACCAGTCAATTGATCGCTGCCGCGCAAAGCCTGCCGAACAAGACGCTGATTGTCGCCACCGACCGAGGCATCTTCTACAAGATGCAGCAGCTGTGCCCGGACAAGGTCTTCATTGAAGCGCCAACCGCCGGTAATGGCGCCGCGTGCCGCAGTTGCGCACATTGCCCGTGGATGGCCATGAATACCCTTGAGCGCACGCTCAAGAGCTTGAAGGAAGGGACAAACGAGATCTTTGTTGATCCGGCGTTGATTCCGCAGGCGATTCGGCCGTTGAAGCGGATGCTGGACTTTACGCAAGCGGCGCGGATGAAGCTGGCCGGTAACGCCTGA
- the queC gene encoding 7-cyano-7-deazaguanine synthase QueC, with product MTEQLNTTEKRAVILLSGGLDSATVVAMARAEGYSCYTMSFDYGQRSHAELHAAARVARDLGVVEHKVIGLNLNGMGGSALTDSSIDIPEELGEGIPVTYVPARNTVFLSLALGWAEVLGARDIFIGVNAVDYSGYPDCRPEFIESFERMANLATKAGVEGNGFRIQAPLQNLSKAQIVQAGVKLGVDYGLTVSCYQADNDGRACGKCDSCRLRAEGFAAAGVEDPTPYF from the coding sequence ATGACCGAACAACTGAACACCACCGAAAAACGTGCGGTCATCCTGCTGTCCGGCGGCCTCGACTCGGCAACCGTCGTGGCCATGGCTCGCGCCGAAGGCTATAGCTGCTACACCATGAGTTTCGATTACGGCCAGCGCTCTCACGCAGAATTGCACGCTGCTGCCCGCGTTGCCCGGGATCTGGGTGTGGTCGAACACAAGGTGATCGGCCTCAACCTGAACGGCATGGGCGGCTCGGCACTGACTGATAGCAGCATCGACATTCCGGAGGAGCTGGGTGAGGGCATCCCGGTCACTTATGTGCCGGCGCGCAATACCGTTTTTCTGTCTCTGGCGCTGGGTTGGGCTGAAGTGCTCGGCGCTCGCGACATCTTCATCGGTGTGAACGCCGTGGACTATTCCGGTTACCCGGATTGCCGTCCCGAGTTCATCGAGTCGTTCGAACGTATGGCCAATCTGGCGACCAAGGCCGGTGTCGAGGGCAATGGCTTCCGTATCCAGGCACCGTTGCAGAACTTGAGCAAGGCGCAAATCGTTCAGGCAGGCGTGAAGCTCGGTGTCGATTACGGCCTGACCGTTTCCTGCTATCAGGCCGATAATGACGGCCGCGCATGCGGCAAATGCGACAGCTGCCGCCTGCGTGCAGAAGGCTTTGCGGCAGCCGGTGTGGAGGATCCAACACCTTATTTTTGA